A portion of the Adhaeribacter radiodurans genome contains these proteins:
- a CDS encoding Ig-like domain-containing protein: protein MIVAKLYLSVIWKTSICFILFLFLINQAWGQTPGLIYKKSTAPSPQVLDPNGDGYVSTSTSGFVGSDVGTNSEIPYRALPLFGSEPLGDVITGATGGHTDLAQPPWGIYFDGTNILCRVRVGGTSTASKGFSIFLDTDNTFATPTNPSSPTGYATANPGFEFELLLATNFSVQLIDHRPVNGAVSQKTLFTGDVNYYSQRSVALTRSGGDADYFYDYYIPLSNFNGAVTASTPMRMSGTTITSAQSGISGTAADVGGVDDRLYGNDPKNIWRNVINSFPPTSLTQLQNGEFCKGTPNSPVLNSSIRITSTSFSGTSTEIGGTVRIYRATSTSATPTEIIATTPVTVASNGTWTFPITAGVTLTTGEIITAKISYAATSSCPAVLSAASNAVIVANAPSGVCTTQAPSSIATQNGSKTVLITTAYAGLTSSTLKVYRDGVLLAGTVALSSSTAGSYVYEFIPTSCPGSQFAFSYSCSNATSYATITATVTANGCESPRSTPQYLSGNSLTPTTNPTKTTATPVISTSFVCSTTTTITGTSEANSLIYLFVNGEPANVAADGSLVSAAQASATGAWSIDYTRYAYGSGVVLTVKAKAPDNTYASGFKGLSAASNSITVGTNCGVASTVPTITGTYCTSTSITSVSGTSTEAAGTTIIIYKTGVATALATTTVSSAGYWTATIPAGQLTGGSTFYATATAPNKNVSSNSVTVSVTTKPSGGSITINQVTEGATSISGSISGTVTNPSTIRLYIDGSPLSQTATITGPGTWTVTGISASEVAAGLRVTATVAANAGTGCSESDPSTGIIISCIPPGTAPPTSLATVNAFCNSGVARISVASSENGVVYEIYDVNTNAVSGSSVLGTGGTIILTSATLTANTTLMVRAYKVGASCGTVPLTGSYVITISTPPTVYNVTPATQSICSGGTATVTLSNSQTGVNYQIYINGAASGLQVAGSTGNAIQLTSGPLNANATLTVQAIPTSACSNVTMNGSSVVTVNPLPTAYTVAPATQSICTGNTASINLSNSQSGVSYRIFINGSPSGNAVNGTGGTITLISAALTANASLSVQATSSTGCTSTMTGTSVVTVNTPPTSYNVTPATQIICSGRTVQLTLSGSQTEVQYQIYNGSTPTGNPVNGSTGNSINLISGSLSTSTTLTVQAIGPAGCTNVNMNGSTVVTVNNPPAVFNITSGNRTICSGGTAQVTLSGSQTGIQYQLYNGSTPTGNPVSGTSGNSITLTSGSLSSSTTLTVQAFAPTGCTNVNMSGSTVVTVNNPPTIYTLSTSNQTICSGGTATLTLANSQSGIYYQIYNGSTPSGAQVLSSGGAINLISGPLTTSTTLTVQAIAPAGCTNINMTGSAAITVNNLPVVFNISPASQTVCSGSTAQLTLSGSQSGVQYQIFAGTNSTGNPVTGTGGSITLTSGSLTANTTLTVQASAPTACNNVTMSGSSVITVITTVVPTISSSPTSFCGNGTTVISVTNPQNNYTYQLFRNNSTTPEVSWGSYSGSGPIDFYVNITQNASFTVKASNENCALVPSNIVSLTVINCAINYIVNPAYPRSEYVFKEIIAAPQLPNNNQYTFTGTGFLPGTSIDLTTGKIYVSDLSTLISGTRTVTITATEVSTGISTNIPVTYSVSPDGNPSAATRFNSPILLPVSLLYFKGMYQNGRASLTWATVTEKNNRYFAIERSVDGITFSQVGQVEGAGNSNALLTYSYEDVSVAASAIYYRLKQVDFDGKHVYSQIIALNSQSGTKIENLIAYPNPTHKEVRIFVPNKLDGKTTILVWDVAGKLVKTDERKDVIEANYLDLNLESLTIGTYIVSIQSGTKNYILRVIRH, encoded by the coding sequence GGCTATGCTACAGCTAATCCGGGCTTTGAATTTGAGCTATTGCTGGCTACTAACTTTTCGGTACAATTAATTGATCACCGGCCCGTAAACGGAGCTGTTTCACAAAAAACTCTATTTACCGGTGACGTTAATTATTATTCACAAAGAAGCGTTGCCCTAACCAGGAGCGGAGGAGACGCCGATTATTTTTATGATTATTATATTCCGCTTTCAAACTTCAACGGTGCTGTTACTGCCAGTACCCCAATGCGAATGTCGGGTACTACTATAACCAGTGCGCAAAGTGGCATCTCTGGAACGGCAGCCGATGTGGGAGGCGTAGATGACCGTTTATACGGCAATGATCCTAAAAATATTTGGCGCAATGTTATCAACAGCTTTCCTCCAACTAGCTTAACTCAACTGCAAAATGGAGAATTTTGTAAAGGAACTCCAAATTCACCGGTACTCAATTCTTCCATTCGAATAACCTCAACTTCCTTTTCGGGCACTTCTACCGAAATTGGAGGCACCGTTAGAATTTACCGGGCTACTTCTACCTCTGCTACCCCTACCGAAATTATAGCTACTACTCCGGTAACCGTAGCCAGTAATGGCACCTGGACTTTTCCAATTACCGCCGGGGTTACGTTAACTACGGGTGAAATTATCACGGCTAAAATTAGTTATGCTGCTACTAGTTCGTGTCCGGCTGTACTTTCGGCGGCTTCTAATGCAGTAATTGTAGCGAATGCTCCATCGGGGGTATGTACTACTCAAGCACCCAGCAGCATCGCCACCCAAAACGGTTCCAAAACGGTACTTATTACAACAGCATATGCTGGTTTAACTTCAAGTACTTTAAAGGTTTACCGGGATGGTGTTCTTCTTGCAGGAACAGTTGCATTATCGAGTTCCACGGCTGGATCGTATGTTTATGAATTCATACCAACTAGTTGTCCAGGTTCCCAATTTGCATTTAGTTATTCTTGTAGCAACGCTACGAGCTATGCAACAATAACGGCTACTGTTACGGCAAATGGATGCGAATCACCACGATCTACTCCACAATATTTAAGTGGTAACTCTTTAACGCCAACTACTAATCCCACAAAAACCACCGCAACCCCTGTAATTTCCACATCATTTGTTTGCTCTACTACAACAACAATTACGGGTACTTCCGAGGCAAATTCTTTGATATATTTATTTGTAAACGGCGAACCAGCCAATGTTGCCGCGGATGGGAGCTTGGTATCTGCTGCTCAGGCTAGTGCTACAGGCGCTTGGTCCATAGATTATACACGTTATGCTTATGGTTCCGGTGTAGTTTTAACTGTAAAGGCCAAAGCGCCTGATAATACTTATGCTTCCGGCTTTAAAGGTCTTTCGGCTGCCTCCAATAGTATAACAGTGGGAACAAATTGTGGAGTAGCTAGCACGGTACCTACTATTACGGGTACCTATTGTACTTCCACCTCTATCACATCTGTTTCCGGTACTTCCACAGAAGCTGCTGGTACCACTATTATTATTTACAAGACCGGAGTAGCCACAGCTTTAGCAACTACAACCGTTAGTTCCGCTGGATATTGGACCGCTACGATTCCAGCAGGTCAGTTAACCGGAGGATCTACTTTTTATGCAACTGCCACGGCTCCTAACAAAAATGTAAGTAGTAATTCGGTTACGGTGTCCGTAACAACCAAGCCAAGTGGCGGTTCCATTACAATTAACCAGGTTACCGAAGGTGCTACTTCAATTTCTGGTTCAATTTCTGGAACGGTTACTAACCCCAGCACTATTCGGCTATACATTGATGGCTCACCCCTTTCTCAAACAGCAACTATTACCGGACCTGGAACTTGGACAGTCACAGGAATATCAGCTAGTGAGGTGGCAGCTGGGCTTCGGGTTACGGCCACTGTTGCCGCTAATGCTGGTACGGGTTGTAGCGAAAGTGATCCTAGTACAGGCATTATTATTTCCTGTATACCACCTGGTACTGCTCCCCCAACTTCTTTAGCAACTGTTAATGCTTTTTGTAACAGTGGCGTAGCTAGAATTTCAGTGGCTAGTTCTGAAAATGGAGTAGTTTACGAAATTTACGATGTTAATACGAATGCCGTAAGTGGTTCGTCTGTTTTAGGAACGGGTGGTACGATTATTTTAACATCAGCTACTTTAACTGCTAATACTACCCTTATGGTAAGAGCCTACAAAGTTGGGGCTTCTTGTGGAACTGTTCCTTTAACAGGAAGTTATGTAATTACTATTAGTACCCCACCTACCGTTTATAACGTTACTCCAGCTACCCAATCCATTTGTAGTGGGGGTACGGCAACAGTTACTTTATCTAATTCCCAAACTGGGGTTAATTATCAAATATACATTAACGGCGCTGCAAGTGGGCTTCAAGTTGCAGGGTCAACAGGGAATGCTATTCAGCTAACTTCAGGCCCTTTAAATGCTAATGCTACCTTAACGGTACAGGCAATACCCACCAGCGCTTGTAGCAACGTTACCATGAATGGATCTTCAGTGGTCACCGTAAATCCGCTTCCAACCGCTTATACTGTTGCTCCTGCTACCCAATCTATTTGCACTGGGAATACGGCATCTATTAATCTATCTAATTCCCAAAGTGGTGTTAGCTACCGGATCTTTATAAACGGCTCACCCAGTGGAAATGCAGTAAATGGTACAGGAGGCACTATTACGCTTATTTCTGCGGCGTTAACCGCTAATGCAAGTCTTTCGGTTCAGGCAACATCTTCTACTGGTTGCACTAGCACTATGACCGGTACTTCGGTTGTTACAGTAAATACACCTCCTACCTCTTATAATGTAACTCCAGCAACTCAAATTATTTGTAGTGGCAGAACAGTACAGCTTACTTTATCTGGCTCCCAAACAGAAGTCCAATATCAGATATATAATGGCAGTACGCCTACCGGCAATCCAGTAAATGGGTCTACAGGAAACAGTATTAACTTAATTTCCGGAAGTTTAAGCACCAGCACTACATTAACCGTACAAGCTATTGGTCCTGCCGGTTGTACTAATGTTAACATGAATGGGTCTACAGTGGTTACGGTAAATAACCCTCCTGCAGTCTTTAATATTACATCCGGAAATCGAACCATTTGCAGTGGAGGTACCGCTCAAGTGACTTTGTCTGGCTCTCAAACAGGAATTCAATATCAATTGTATAATGGTAGTACACCAACCGGTAATCCGGTGAGTGGCACTTCCGGAAATAGTATTACCTTAACCTCAGGAAGTCTAAGTTCTAGTACTACATTAACCGTACAAGCTTTTGCGCCTACTGGTTGTACCAATGTTAATATGAGTGGGTCTACGGTGGTTACGGTAAACAATCCTCCAACTATTTATACTTTGTCTACCAGCAATCAAACAATATGTAGTGGCGGCACAGCTACTCTTACTTTAGCTAACTCCCAATCGGGTATTTACTATCAAATTTATAATGGAAGTACTCCTAGTGGAGCACAAGTATTAAGTTCAGGTGGGGCCATCAATCTTATTTCCGGTCCCTTAACTACCAGTACCACCTTAACAGTTCAGGCCATTGCCCCTGCTGGTTGTACTAATATTAACATGACTGGTTCAGCCGCTATAACAGTTAATAATCTACCTGTTGTTTTTAATATTTCGCCAGCTTCTCAAACTGTTTGCAGCGGAAGCACTGCCCAACTTACTTTATCCGGTTCCCAGTCTGGAGTTCAATATCAGATTTTCGCTGGCACTAATTCTACCGGTAATCCAGTTACGGGAACCGGTGGTTCCATTACATTAACCTCCGGTTCTTTAACCGCCAATACTACCTTAACGGTGCAAGCTAGTGCGCCAACTGCTTGTAACAACGTAACTATGTCGGGTTCATCAGTAATAACAGTAATTACTACAGTTGTACCCACAATTTCCAGTTCACCAACTTCCTTTTGTGGCAATGGAACTACGGTAATTTCGGTTACTAATCCGCAAAACAACTATACCTATCAGTTATTCCGCAATAACAGTACAACACCCGAAGTTTCCTGGGGAAGCTATAGCGGTTCTGGACCCATTGACTTTTACGTGAATATTACCCAGAATGCTTCCTTTACCGTGAAAGCCTCCAATGAAAATTGTGCATTGGTACCTTCCAACATTGTTTCTTTAACAGTAATTAATTGTGCTATTAATTACATAGTAAATCCAGCTTACCCGCGCAGCGAATATGTATTTAAAGAAATTATAGCGGCACCTCAATTACCTAACAATAACCAATATACTTTTACCGGCACTGGTTTTCTACCGGGAACCAGTATAGATCTCACCACTGGTAAAATATATGTTTCTGATTTATCAACCTTAATCTCTGGCACGCGAACTGTTACCATAACGGCGACTGAAGTAAGTACCGGAATTAGTACGAATATACCGGTTACCTATAGTGTAAGCCCCGATGGAAACCCATCGGCAGCCACTCGTTTTAATTCACCCATACTATTGCCAGTATCTCTCCTATATTTTAAAGGTATGTATCAAAATGGAAGAGCAAGCTTAACCTGGGCTACAGTTACAGAAAAGAATAACCGTTATTTTGCTATTGAAAGAAGTGTAGATGGAATTACTTTTTCTCAGGTTGGTCAGGTAGAGGGTGCCGGAAATAGTAATGCATTGCTTACCTATTCCTATGAGGATGTAAGTGTAGCTGCCTCAGCTATTTATTATCGCCTTAAACAGGTTGATTTTGACGGCAAGCACGTTTACAGCCAAATTATAGCTCTGAATAGTCAAAGTGGGACAAAAATTGAAAATTTAATTGCTTATCCTAATCCAACCCACAAGGAAGTAAGAATTTTTGTTCCCAATAAGTTGGATGGAAAAACAACTATTCTTGTTTGGGATGTGGCCGGAAAATTAGTAAAAACAGATGAAAGAAAAGATGTAATTGAAGCTAATTACCTGGATTTGAATCTGGAGAGTTTAACCATTGGCACCTACATAGTATCCATACAATCCGGTACAAAAAATTATATTCTTAGAGTAATTCGGCACTAA